The Mesomycoplasma ovipneumoniae genome includes a region encoding these proteins:
- a CDS encoding Eco57I restriction-modification methylase domain-containing protein, with protein MHENVSQKLNGQVFTPDLLVDLILDQAGYKENILKKHIIDNSCGNGQFLVKIIERYCKAFFRENSNLKSLKHQLETYIHGVDIDEKHVKNAIFRANLVVQNYKIEGVNWDFKAKNTLEIDHFNGKMDFVVGNPPYIRIHNLNNNKSLKNFNFSTIGMTDIYLAFYEIGIKMLSKNGILSYVSPSSFFTSKAGSIFREFLYKNKIIKSVVDHKHHQFFKATTYTTIFTIDKSVRNQTVDYFNFDNKTNSIFLVSKLEYEQFYLDDKFYFSTPEKLTFLKEIIYNKKKSDISIKNGLATLADSVFIGDFEFNSEYVLPVLKASNGKWAKIIFPYNTKNFQIISDSELKQQLEIFEHLSFFKEKLQKRSFDHSNKNFWYSFGRRQAISDTDKERLVLNSLVKENKPLKISLIQKNTCIYSGFYIISEKIDYKSIAEKLQSEVFLNFVKLLGKYKNGGYYTFSTKDVKKYLDFMFGT; from the coding sequence ATGCATGAGAATGTTAGTCAAAAATTAAATGGGCAAGTTTTTACACCAGATTTATTGGTTGACCTTATTTTAGACCAAGCTGGTTACAAAGAAAACATACTTAAAAAACATATTATTGATAACAGTTGCGGTAATGGCCAATTTTTAGTTAAAATTATTGAACGTTATTGCAAAGCTTTTTTTAGGGAAAATTCGAATTTAAAATCGCTTAAGCATCAATTAGAAACTTATATTCATGGGGTTGATATTGACGAAAAACATGTAAAAAATGCCATTTTTCGTGCAAATTTAGTTGTTCAAAATTATAAAATTGAAGGGGTAAACTGAGATTTTAAAGCTAAAAATACCCTTGAAATTGACCATTTTAACGGAAAAATGGATTTTGTTGTCGGAAATCCTCCTTATATTCGCATTCATAATTTAAATAATAATAAATCGTTGAAAAATTTTAATTTTTCAACGATTGGCATGACAGATATTTACCTTGCTTTTTATGAAATTGGTATTAAAATGTTAAGTAAAAATGGAATTTTATCTTATGTTAGTCCATCTTCATTTTTTACATCTAAAGCAGGCTCAATTTTTCGAGAATTTTTATACAAAAATAAAATCATAAAATCAGTTGTTGACCACAAACATCATCAATTTTTTAAAGCAACAACTTATACAACGATTTTCACAATTGACAAATCGGTCAGAAATCAAACGGTCGATTATTTTAATTTTGACAATAAAACAAATTCAATTTTTCTTGTTTCTAAATTAGAGTATGAGCAATTTTATTTAGATGATAAGTTTTATTTTTCCACTCCAGAAAAACTAACTTTTCTAAAGGAAATTATTTACAACAAGAAAAAAAGTGATATTAGTATCAAAAATGGTTTAGCAACTTTGGCTGATTCAGTTTTTATTGGTGATTTTGAATTTAATTCTGAATATGTTTTGCCCGTTTTAAAAGCATCAAATGGAAAATGGGCAAAAATAATTTTTCCCTATAATACTAAAAATTTCCAAATTATTTCAGATTCTGAATTAAAACAGCAACTAGAAATTTTTGAACACCTTAGTTTTTTTAAGGAAAAACTTCAAAAGCGTAGCTTTGACCATTCAAATAAGAATTTTTGATATAGTTTTGGTCGAAGACAAGCTATTTCAGACACTGATAAGGAAAGGTTAGTTTTAAATTCATTAGTCAAAGAAAATAAACCTTTAAAAATAAGTTTAATTCAAAAAAACACCTGTATTTATAGTGGTTTTTACATTATAAGCGAGAAAATTGACTATAAGTCAATTGCCGAAAAATTGCAAAGTGAAGTTTTTCTTAACTTTGTTAAATTATTAGGAAAGTACAAAAATGGTGGTTATTATACTTTTTCAACAAAAGATGTTAAAAAATATTTAGACTTTATGTTCGGGACGTAA